The following proteins are encoded in a genomic region of Syngnathus acus chromosome 22, fSynAcu1.2, whole genome shotgun sequence:
- the LOC119116655 gene encoding TOG array regulator of axonemal microtubules protein 1-like isoform X3, which produces MIRGIISKELYQQLLDPKNYQNRTNGVEELKRVLSDVDLKSVPSDSIEEFINFLPRLLDDSNFKVLYGTLQVLNIFIERLDTSIHKYIKQIALVAVKALGDTRTIARNEYINMFRLMMKHVAPQQVLDLVICNLKHKNSRVREDVLNIIIAAMLTHPRKEFNIPKLCFEVAPSLADSKRNVRHAALELFAVFDSCLETGKKQPLTKAVDNVELKQNAEGLMAAVQARRARHVLPKLSPEGVVEYGLLVPKSGLHCATQASCSGDDLDWVMTGGRISSARSHRTEPDYERPYGYGSLGSLTDELPSQRRIVSAGKGKNKLPWEMLDYSLAENNHQCHSPNGKCSEQVTIEEVIPLSRKLSPETYISTFSSAEPQTPQTSKRIFPARLRRSGSLNLDPDVFKTTNFTESDSALSKGHMLSRNGSVERTLSLPSNHTIPGSFLLPSYPLAALPGSVLTPTLSHRHVDTSLSMSNTWPNKRENSPHQREPSFGGDAAVKGDFPSRCSPRPIRASLKSSSSTSSSTSSFRRVLSSSRTSLSISPVIPSGEQFYNNDPRPGARSSPQNQGLERDLQLEPMGSNTTHDTEEEEPLDVQEMLNSLRSLRNSAAKKRAKVSLSSSDTDQDSQDSAIRSPLSQEVHTSSMLTSSTSESGLSSLSPTTSSVFGIKSSGSMASPGVNPRRVPSANLRSSVSMDFSNPPGPRSNERRNLPATDMPEGVIGRGMFGTVVSSPRSDLALSLEQGDSVAKPTADPLGAFPVISGDHRGRDDFYPDERFIRDKIQPQHLDQLEGQSSQRDKIRHRVRQMLSDSPNEKNINNKDPHMNGSAITSCVEDLPLDGSPLSLTSSVSPLGPQSPVKCLTPPHQPSPPTVPPKPNKLSRMRRAHSLSRTRPSLSHSSDELSPVTMDHKKYVSPSPKLRPFSKPDLALMQSFDLLSSTKWEKKLEGLTVLRTLARYHADTLQGRLRDVCLFLIEEVNNLRSVVSRTAVYTLGDFYMHLQKAMDQDLDETVKALLPKVGVSKAFMRDAVDGALDNMVRHCTPTRGIHALLSGGLSHLNPLVRKCTAQHLADLVEQVGATRLLSGSKDLTERILPAVTKLSQDSSQEARYHGRRMLLSLSCHPDFEKILERTIPSKDLQPIMDTIFTLKTKGLGKIPQDSQSARGRRSLRGSGTVRALSLTREPLYHNVRLSNSNYGNRSQTRSITDKNEYLKYITALLGSKDFRERIKGMDQLVADCQHNRNVVIHNLFPVFDALKDRLQEANSKVNQYALESLQKIIPLMKDNLSQVVNILVPAIVDNHLNSKNNAIYSAAIGTIDALILNLDNSLLLQPFCTKAQFASGKAKVDLVEKVEDLVSELYPRKPQMVEQKVLPLLWHLLSTSGHSGTVHGRGGSVRAATANLCQALHTLMGPSLNECAASQSANVHKGLNEFLKQASKR; this is translated from the exons ATGATACGGGGAATAATCTCCAAGGAGTTATACCAGCAACTTCTGGACCCCAAGAATTACCAGAATCGCACAAATGGGGTGGAAGAACTCAAGCGAGTCCTCTCGGACGTGGACTTGAAATCGGTTCCTTCTGACAGTATTGAGGAGTTCATCAATTTTCTTCCCAGACTTCTGGATGACAGTAATTTTAAAGTATTGTATGGCACCTTACAAGTTTTgaacatatttattgagaggtTAGACACTAGTATTCACAAATATATCAAACAGATAGCTTTGGTGGCCGTCAAGGCTTTAGGCGACACTCGTACCATCGCCAGGAATGAATACATAAACATGTTTCGTCTGATGATGAAACATGTGGCCCCGCAACAAGTTTTAGATCTTGTAATTTGTAATTTAAAACACAAGAATTCTCGAGTCCGGGAGGACGTTCTTAACATCATTATTGCAGCTATGCTCACTCATCCGAGGAAAGAGTTCAACATCCCCAAGCTTTGTTTTGAAGTTGCACCATCTCTGGCAGACAGCAAAAGGAACGTCCGCCACGCCGCGCTTGAGctgtttgctgtttttgaCTCCTGCCTCGAGACAGGGAAAAAGCAGCCTCTCACCAAAGCTGTGGACAACGTTGAGCTCAAACAAAACGCTGAGGGTCTTATGGCAGCTGTACAGGCCAGACGTGCAAGACACGTTCTCCCCAAACTTTCACCTGAGGGAGTGGTCGAGTATGGTTTGTTAGTGCCTAAATCAGGGCTGCACTGCGCCACGCAGGCCAGTTGCTCAGGAGATGATCTTGACTGGGTGATGACTGGAGGACGGATTAGCAGTGCAAGGAGTCATCGAACTGAACCAGACTATGAGCGACCGTATGGCTATGGCAGCTTAGGATCCCTCACTGATGAGCTTCCCTCCCAAAGGAGAATTGTCAGCGCAGGTAAAGGGAAGAATAAACTACCTTGGGAGATGTTGGACTACTCATTGGCTGAAAATAACCATCAGTGCCACTCCCCAAATGGAAAGTGCTCCGAGCAG GTGACCATTGAAGAAGTTATTCCGCTGTCCAGAAAGTTGAGTCCAGAGACCTACATATCCACTTTTA GTTCTGCAGAACCACAGACACCCCAAACATCCAAGAGGATCTTTCCAGCTCGGCTCAGAAGAAGCGGAAGCCTCAACTTGGACCCTGACGTCTTCAAAACCACGAACTTCACTGAGTCTGATAGCG CGTTATCCAAAGGACACATGCTCTCAAGGAACGGCAGTGTTGAGCGCACACTTTCTCTCCCGTCCAACCACACCATACCGGGCTCCTTTCTGCTGCCTTCCTACCCTCTGGCTGCACTCCCAGGAAGCGTGCTCACTCCAACATTATCCCATCGCCATGTCGACACGTCCCTCTCTATGTCGAATACCTGGCCCAACAAGCGGGAGAACAGCCCTCACCAGAGAGAGCCCAGTTTTGGAGGGGACGCTGCAGTCAAAG GGGACTTCCCTAGCAGATGCTCTCCGAGGCCAATCCGTGCCTCCCTAAAGAGTTCCTCATCAACATCGTCGTCAACATCGTCATTCCGCCGAGTcctgagcagcagcaggacgTCCCTCTCCATCTCACCAGTCATTCCTTCCGGAGAGCAATTTTATAACAATGACCCGAGGCCCGGTGCACGCAGCAGCCCCCAGAATCAGGGACTAGAGAGGGACCTTCAATTAGAGCCCATGGGCTCGAACACAACACATGATactgaagaggaggagcctCTGGATGTGCAGGAG ATGTTGAACTCGCTGCGTTCGTTGCGCAACAGCGCTGCTAAGAAGAGGGCCAAAGTGAGCCTAAGCAGTTCAGACACGGACCAGGACAGCCAAGATTCTGCCATAAGGTCACCACTCAGTCAAGAGGTGCACACCTCTTCCATGCTTACCAGCTCAACCAGCGAAAGTGGGCTTTCCAGTTTGAGCCCCACCACCTCCAGTGTCTTTGGCATCAAAAG TTCCGGAAGTATGGCCTCCCCGGGAGTGAATCCTCGCAGAGTGCCTTCCGCAAACCTGAGGTCTTCTGTGTCCATGGACTTTAGCAACCCTCCAG gACCCCGAAGCAATGAAAGGAGGAATTTGCCAGCCACAGACATGCCCGAGGGAGTCATTGGTAGAG GCATGTTTGGTACTGTAGTGTCCTCCCCTCGTTCGGATTTGGCCTTGTCACTGGAGCAGGGTGATTCAGTGGCCAAACCCACCGCTGATCCCTTAGGAGCCTTCCCTGTTATCTCCGGTGATCACCGGGGCCGTGACGACTTCTATCCAGATGAG AGGTTCATCCGGGATAAGATCCAGCCACAGCATCTGGATCAGCTTGAGGGGCAGTCCAGTCAAAGGGACAAGATTCGGCACCGGGTCAGACAGATGCTCTCTGACTCAcccaatgaaaaaaatataaataataaag ATCCGCATATGAATGGTAGTGCAATCACTTCTTGTGTGGAAGACCTCCCCTTGGACGGGTCACCTTTAAGCCTCACCAGTTCGGTCAGTCCACTTGGACCCCAGAGCCCTGTCAAGTGCCTGACTCCACCCCATCAACCAAGTCCCCCCACAGTGCCTCCCAAACCCAACAAACTTTCCCGTATGAGGAGGGCTCATAGCCTCAGCAGAACGCGGCCCTCATTGTCCCACAGCTCAG ATGAGCTGTCCCCCGTTACTATGGACCACAAGAAATATGTCTCTCCGTCACCAAAACTGCGTCCCTTTTCCAAACCCGACCTGGCGTTGATGCAGAGCTTCGACCTGCTGAGTTCAACAAAGTG GGAAAAGAAGCTTGAAGGTCTTACAGTTCTACGCACTCTGGCCCGGTACCACGCTGACACACTTCAGGGCAGGCTTCGGGATGTCTGCCTGTTTCTCATTGAAGAG GTGAATAACCTGAGGTCAGTCGTGTCCAGGACTGCCGTGTATACACTGGGTGACTTTTACATGCACCTACAGAAGGCAATGGACCAGGACCTGGATGAGACTGTTAAAGCCTTGCTGCCCAAGGTGGGGGTGAGCAAAGCTTTTATGAGGGATGCGGTTGATGGTGCATTAGACAACATGGTACGGCATTGCACTCCAACACGAGGCATTCATGCGCTACTCTCTGGAGGACTTAG TCATCTCAATCCACTGGTAAGGAAGTGCACTGCCCAACACTTGGCAGATTTGGTGGAACAGGTCGGAGCCACTCGCCTCCTTTCTGGAAGTAAGGATCTAACCGAAAGAATCTTACCTGCAGTCACCAAGCTGTCACAGGATTCCTCACAGGAAGCAAG GTACCATGGCCGCCGAATGCTGCTGTCCCTGTCGTGCCACCCAGACTTTGAGAAGATCCTGGAAAGAACGATCCCCTCCAAAGACCTCCAACCTATCATGGACACCATCTTCACTCTCAAGACCAAG GGGCTCGGCAAGATCCCTCAGGACAGCCAGTCAGCCAGGGGCCGACGCTCCCTCCGAGGCAGCGGTACGGTCCGAGCCTTGTCTCTCACCAGAGAGCCACTTTACCACAACGTCAG ATTGTCCAACAGTAATTACGGCAACAGATCTCAGACGCGGAGTATAACGGACAAGAATGAATACCTCAAGTACATAACAGCCCTGCTGGGCTCCAAGGACTTCCGAGAGAGAATCAAGGGAATGGACCAGCTCGTGGCTGACTGCCAGCACAACCGCAACGTTGTCATCCATAATCTATTCCCG GTTTTTGATGCGCTCAAAGACAGGCTGCAGGAAGCCAACAGCAAGGTCAACCAGTACGCTCTTGAGTCGCTGCAGAAAATCATTCCCTTGATGAAAGATAACTTGTCTCAAGTGGTGAACATTCTCGTCCCGGCCATTGTGGACAATCACCTTAACTCTAAAAATAACGCCATCTACTCTGCTGCTATTGGAACCATTGATGCACTTATCTTGAACCTTG ATAACAGTCTCCTTCTTCAGCCTTTCTGCACTAAGGCTCAGTTTGCAAGTGGCAAAGCCAAGGTGGATCTTGTTGAGAAGGTTGAAG ATCTTGTGAGCGAGCTGTACCCTCGCAAGCCCCAAATGGTGGAGCAGAAAGTGTTGCCCTTACTGTGGCACCTTCTTAGCACATCAGGCCACAGCGGCACCGTTCACGGACGCGGCGGCAGCGTGCGCGCCGCCACCGCTAACCTGTGCCAAGCTCTTCACACCCTAATGGGGCCCAGCCTGAACGAATGCGCCGCATCCCAGTCGGCCAACGTCCACAAAGGTTTAAACGAGTTTCTGAAGCAAGCATCCAAAAGATAA
- the LOC119116655 gene encoding TOG array regulator of axonemal microtubules protein 1-like isoform X4, with protein MIRGIISKELYQQLLDPKNYQNRTNGVEELKRVLSDVDLKSVPSDSIEEFINFLPRLLDDSNFKVLYGTLQVLNIFIERLDTSIHKYIKQIALVAVKALGDTRTIARNEYINMFRLMMKHVAPQQVLDLVICNLKHKNSRVREDVLNIIIAAMLTHPRKEFNIPKLCFEVAPSLADSKRNVRHAALELFAVFDSCLETGKKQPLTKAVDNVELKQNAEGLMAAVQARRARHVLPKLSPEGVVEYGLLVPKSGLHCATQASCSGDDLDWVMTGGRISSARSHRTEPDYERPYGYGSLGSLTDELPSQRRIVSAGKGKNKLPWEMLDYSLAENNHQCHSPNGKCSEQVTIEEVIPLSRKLSPETYISTFSSAEPQTPQTSKRIFPARLRRSGSLNLDPDVFKTTNFTESDSALSKGHMLSRNGSVERTLSLPSNHTIPGSFLLPSYPLAALPGSVLTPTLSHRHVDTSLSMSNTWPNKRENSPHQREPSFGGDAAVKGDFPSRCSPRPIRASLKSSSSTSSSTSSFRRVLSSSRTSLSISPVIPSGEQFYNNDPRPGARSSPQNQGLERDLQLEPMGSNTTHDTEEEEPLDVQEMLNSLRSLRNSAAKKRAKVSLSSSDTDQDSQDSAIRSPLSQEVHTSSMLTSSTSESGLSSLSPTTSSVFGIKSSGSMASPGVNPRRVPSANLRSSVSMDFSNPPGPRSNERRNLPATDMPEGVIGRVSSPRSDLALSLEQGDSVAKPTADPLGAFPVISGDHRGRDDFYPDERFIRDKIQPQHLDQLEGQSSQRDKIRHRVRQMLSDSPNEKNINNKDPHMNGSAITSCVEDLPLDGSPLSLTSSVSPLGPQSPVKCLTPPHQPSPPTVPPKPNKLSRMRRAHSLSRTRPSLSHSSDELSPVTMDHKKYVSPSPKLRPFSKPDLALMQSFDLLSSTKWEKKLEGLTVLRTLARYHADTLQGRLRDVCLFLIEEVNNLRSVVSRTAVYTLGDFYMHLQKAMDQDLDETVKALLPKVGVSKAFMRDAVDGALDNMVRHCTPTRGIHALLSGGLSHLNPLVRKCTAQHLADLVEQVGATRLLSGSKDLTERILPAVTKLSQDSSQEARYHGRRMLLSLSCHPDFEKILERTIPSKDLQPIMDTIFTLKTKGLGKIPQDSQSARGRRSLRGSGTVRALSLTREPLYHNVRLSNSNYGNRSQTRSITDKNEYLKYITALLGSKDFRERIKGMDQLVADCQHNRNVVIHNLFPVFDALKDRLQEANSKVNQYALESLQKIIPLMKDNLSQVVNILVPAIVDNHLNSKNNAIYSAAIGTIDALILNLDNSLLLQPFCTKAQFASGKAKVDLVEKVEDLVSELYPRKPQMVEQKVLPLLWHLLSTSGHSGTVHGRGGSVRAATANLCQALHTLMGPSLNECAASQSANVHKGLNEFLKQASKR; from the exons ATGATACGGGGAATAATCTCCAAGGAGTTATACCAGCAACTTCTGGACCCCAAGAATTACCAGAATCGCACAAATGGGGTGGAAGAACTCAAGCGAGTCCTCTCGGACGTGGACTTGAAATCGGTTCCTTCTGACAGTATTGAGGAGTTCATCAATTTTCTTCCCAGACTTCTGGATGACAGTAATTTTAAAGTATTGTATGGCACCTTACAAGTTTTgaacatatttattgagaggtTAGACACTAGTATTCACAAATATATCAAACAGATAGCTTTGGTGGCCGTCAAGGCTTTAGGCGACACTCGTACCATCGCCAGGAATGAATACATAAACATGTTTCGTCTGATGATGAAACATGTGGCCCCGCAACAAGTTTTAGATCTTGTAATTTGTAATTTAAAACACAAGAATTCTCGAGTCCGGGAGGACGTTCTTAACATCATTATTGCAGCTATGCTCACTCATCCGAGGAAAGAGTTCAACATCCCCAAGCTTTGTTTTGAAGTTGCACCATCTCTGGCAGACAGCAAAAGGAACGTCCGCCACGCCGCGCTTGAGctgtttgctgtttttgaCTCCTGCCTCGAGACAGGGAAAAAGCAGCCTCTCACCAAAGCTGTGGACAACGTTGAGCTCAAACAAAACGCTGAGGGTCTTATGGCAGCTGTACAGGCCAGACGTGCAAGACACGTTCTCCCCAAACTTTCACCTGAGGGAGTGGTCGAGTATGGTTTGTTAGTGCCTAAATCAGGGCTGCACTGCGCCACGCAGGCCAGTTGCTCAGGAGATGATCTTGACTGGGTGATGACTGGAGGACGGATTAGCAGTGCAAGGAGTCATCGAACTGAACCAGACTATGAGCGACCGTATGGCTATGGCAGCTTAGGATCCCTCACTGATGAGCTTCCCTCCCAAAGGAGAATTGTCAGCGCAGGTAAAGGGAAGAATAAACTACCTTGGGAGATGTTGGACTACTCATTGGCTGAAAATAACCATCAGTGCCACTCCCCAAATGGAAAGTGCTCCGAGCAG GTGACCATTGAAGAAGTTATTCCGCTGTCCAGAAAGTTGAGTCCAGAGACCTACATATCCACTTTTA GTTCTGCAGAACCACAGACACCCCAAACATCCAAGAGGATCTTTCCAGCTCGGCTCAGAAGAAGCGGAAGCCTCAACTTGGACCCTGACGTCTTCAAAACCACGAACTTCACTGAGTCTGATAGCG CGTTATCCAAAGGACACATGCTCTCAAGGAACGGCAGTGTTGAGCGCACACTTTCTCTCCCGTCCAACCACACCATACCGGGCTCCTTTCTGCTGCCTTCCTACCCTCTGGCTGCACTCCCAGGAAGCGTGCTCACTCCAACATTATCCCATCGCCATGTCGACACGTCCCTCTCTATGTCGAATACCTGGCCCAACAAGCGGGAGAACAGCCCTCACCAGAGAGAGCCCAGTTTTGGAGGGGACGCTGCAGTCAAAG GGGACTTCCCTAGCAGATGCTCTCCGAGGCCAATCCGTGCCTCCCTAAAGAGTTCCTCATCAACATCGTCGTCAACATCGTCATTCCGCCGAGTcctgagcagcagcaggacgTCCCTCTCCATCTCACCAGTCATTCCTTCCGGAGAGCAATTTTATAACAATGACCCGAGGCCCGGTGCACGCAGCAGCCCCCAGAATCAGGGACTAGAGAGGGACCTTCAATTAGAGCCCATGGGCTCGAACACAACACATGATactgaagaggaggagcctCTGGATGTGCAGGAG ATGTTGAACTCGCTGCGTTCGTTGCGCAACAGCGCTGCTAAGAAGAGGGCCAAAGTGAGCCTAAGCAGTTCAGACACGGACCAGGACAGCCAAGATTCTGCCATAAGGTCACCACTCAGTCAAGAGGTGCACACCTCTTCCATGCTTACCAGCTCAACCAGCGAAAGTGGGCTTTCCAGTTTGAGCCCCACCACCTCCAGTGTCTTTGGCATCAAAAG TTCCGGAAGTATGGCCTCCCCGGGAGTGAATCCTCGCAGAGTGCCTTCCGCAAACCTGAGGTCTTCTGTGTCCATGGACTTTAGCAACCCTCCAG gACCCCGAAGCAATGAAAGGAGGAATTTGCCAGCCACAGACATGCCCGAGGGAGTCATTGGTAGAG TGTCCTCCCCTCGTTCGGATTTGGCCTTGTCACTGGAGCAGGGTGATTCAGTGGCCAAACCCACCGCTGATCCCTTAGGAGCCTTCCCTGTTATCTCCGGTGATCACCGGGGCCGTGACGACTTCTATCCAGATGAG AGGTTCATCCGGGATAAGATCCAGCCACAGCATCTGGATCAGCTTGAGGGGCAGTCCAGTCAAAGGGACAAGATTCGGCACCGGGTCAGACAGATGCTCTCTGACTCAcccaatgaaaaaaatataaataataaag ATCCGCATATGAATGGTAGTGCAATCACTTCTTGTGTGGAAGACCTCCCCTTGGACGGGTCACCTTTAAGCCTCACCAGTTCGGTCAGTCCACTTGGACCCCAGAGCCCTGTCAAGTGCCTGACTCCACCCCATCAACCAAGTCCCCCCACAGTGCCTCCCAAACCCAACAAACTTTCCCGTATGAGGAGGGCTCATAGCCTCAGCAGAACGCGGCCCTCATTGTCCCACAGCTCAG ATGAGCTGTCCCCCGTTACTATGGACCACAAGAAATATGTCTCTCCGTCACCAAAACTGCGTCCCTTTTCCAAACCCGACCTGGCGTTGATGCAGAGCTTCGACCTGCTGAGTTCAACAAAGTG GGAAAAGAAGCTTGAAGGTCTTACAGTTCTACGCACTCTGGCCCGGTACCACGCTGACACACTTCAGGGCAGGCTTCGGGATGTCTGCCTGTTTCTCATTGAAGAG GTGAATAACCTGAGGTCAGTCGTGTCCAGGACTGCCGTGTATACACTGGGTGACTTTTACATGCACCTACAGAAGGCAATGGACCAGGACCTGGATGAGACTGTTAAAGCCTTGCTGCCCAAGGTGGGGGTGAGCAAAGCTTTTATGAGGGATGCGGTTGATGGTGCATTAGACAACATGGTACGGCATTGCACTCCAACACGAGGCATTCATGCGCTACTCTCTGGAGGACTTAG TCATCTCAATCCACTGGTAAGGAAGTGCACTGCCCAACACTTGGCAGATTTGGTGGAACAGGTCGGAGCCACTCGCCTCCTTTCTGGAAGTAAGGATCTAACCGAAAGAATCTTACCTGCAGTCACCAAGCTGTCACAGGATTCCTCACAGGAAGCAAG GTACCATGGCCGCCGAATGCTGCTGTCCCTGTCGTGCCACCCAGACTTTGAGAAGATCCTGGAAAGAACGATCCCCTCCAAAGACCTCCAACCTATCATGGACACCATCTTCACTCTCAAGACCAAG GGGCTCGGCAAGATCCCTCAGGACAGCCAGTCAGCCAGGGGCCGACGCTCCCTCCGAGGCAGCGGTACGGTCCGAGCCTTGTCTCTCACCAGAGAGCCACTTTACCACAACGTCAG ATTGTCCAACAGTAATTACGGCAACAGATCTCAGACGCGGAGTATAACGGACAAGAATGAATACCTCAAGTACATAACAGCCCTGCTGGGCTCCAAGGACTTCCGAGAGAGAATCAAGGGAATGGACCAGCTCGTGGCTGACTGCCAGCACAACCGCAACGTTGTCATCCATAATCTATTCCCG GTTTTTGATGCGCTCAAAGACAGGCTGCAGGAAGCCAACAGCAAGGTCAACCAGTACGCTCTTGAGTCGCTGCAGAAAATCATTCCCTTGATGAAAGATAACTTGTCTCAAGTGGTGAACATTCTCGTCCCGGCCATTGTGGACAATCACCTTAACTCTAAAAATAACGCCATCTACTCTGCTGCTATTGGAACCATTGATGCACTTATCTTGAACCTTG ATAACAGTCTCCTTCTTCAGCCTTTCTGCACTAAGGCTCAGTTTGCAAGTGGCAAAGCCAAGGTGGATCTTGTTGAGAAGGTTGAAG ATCTTGTGAGCGAGCTGTACCCTCGCAAGCCCCAAATGGTGGAGCAGAAAGTGTTGCCCTTACTGTGGCACCTTCTTAGCACATCAGGCCACAGCGGCACCGTTCACGGACGCGGCGGCAGCGTGCGCGCCGCCACCGCTAACCTGTGCCAAGCTCTTCACACCCTAATGGGGCCCAGCCTGAACGAATGCGCCGCATCCCAGTCGGCCAACGTCCACAAAGGTTTAAACGAGTTTCTGAAGCAAGCATCCAAAAGATAA